The genomic DNA CTTTGGCGGCAATGCATCACGGCTAAAGCTGCATGGCGGAGAAGACAAAGTACACGAAATCAACAAAGTGGCCGCCGAAATCGCCCGTGAAGTTGCGGATAAGTCTGGCCGCAAGGTGGTCGTCGCCGGATCCGTCGGCCCAACGGGTGAGATCATGACACCAATGGGCTCACTGACCCACGCGCGCGCGGTGGAAATGTTTCACGAACAGGCAGAAGGCCTGAAAGCGGGCGGTGCGGACGTCGTATGGTGTGAGACAATTTCAGCAGGTGAGGAATACAAAGCGGCAGCAGAGGCTTTTGCAATGGCCGACATGCCATGGTGCGGCACCATGAGTTTTGACACCGCAGGACGCACTATGATGGGCCTGACAAGTGCAGAATTGGTGAAACTGGTCGGCAAACTGCCCAATCCACCGATTGCGTTTGGCGCAAACTGCGGCGTTGGCGCGTCTGATCTATTGCGCACCATTTTGGGATTCGGGGCCGCTGGACCGGAGCAGCCGATCATTGCCAAAGGCAACGCAGGCATTCCGAAATACGTCGATGGACACATCCACTACGACGGCACACCGGACTTGATGGCGGATTATGCCTGCCTTGCCCGCGACAGTGGGGCCACAATCATTGGCGGTTGCTGTGGCACGACGCCGGACCATTTGCGCGCAATGCGCGCAGCGCTGGAAAACCGCCCCAAGGCTGATGCGCCAACGCTTGAAGCCATCGCCACGGCACTTGGCGGGTTTTCGTCGGTTTCAGACGGGACAGACGGCGCGGGGCCCGTGCGTGCACCACGACGTGGACGTAAACGCAGCTAGGGCAGACGCAATTATGTTGACCCATTTTTTAGGCAGATGATCCGCTGTATCCACAAACAACATTGCACGACCAGGTGAACCCACCTCACGACAATCGTGCGAAGTATTCATTTGCACACTCGTCGCTGGATGGTCACTCTATGTCGCAATCGTTCCAGACCAAATGGGTCATTTGGGCGCAAATCAGACAACAACACTTCAGAGGGTTCTGACATGTCCGACGATCAAGATGACATCATCCTAAGCGATTTGAATGACGACGATCTCGTCGCGCAAATGTTTGACGACCTCTACGATGGCTTGAAAGAAGAAATTGAAGAAGCCGTGAACATCCTGCTGGCACGCGAATGGACGCCCTACGACGTTCTGACTAAAGCGCTGGTTGGCGGCATGACGATTGTGGGCCACGATTTCCGCGACGGCATCTTATTTGTGCCAGAAGTTCTGCTGGCCGCCAATGCCATGAAGGGCGGGATGTTCATTCTGAAACCTCTGCTGGCCGAAACTGGCGCGCCGCGTGTCGGAAAAATGGTCATCGGCACCGTAAAGGGCGACATTCACGATATCGGCAAAAACCTCGTCTCAATGATGATGGAAGGCGCCGGTTTTGAGGTCGTGGACCTTGGCATCAACAATTCGGTTGAAAAATACCTTGACGCGATCGCGACAGAGGAACCCGATATTCTCGGTATGTCCGCCCTGCTCACGACGACGATGCCCTATATGAAAGTCGTGATCGACACGATGATCGAACAAGGCATTCGCGATGAAATGATCGTGCTGGTCGGCGGCGCACCGTTGAACGAAGAATTCGGTAAAGCCATCGGCGCAGACGCCTATTGCCGCGATGCGGCCGTCGCCGTTGAAACCGCCAAGACGTTTATGGCCCGCAAACACAACCAAGGGGCTTCGGCCTAAGACCGATCGGTCCGTTATTTCTAGGTCCGGTGGTCACTTCGCCGGACCAGTTTTCGTTCGAAAGGCAATTCTGATGCTGACCCTATTCGCCGCCAAAGGAACCGTCGCCGTTGCACCCCACATCGCGCTCGAAGAAACAGGCCTAGCTTACGAAATCAAGTGGATCAGCTTTGCGAACAATGACCAGAGAGCGCCAAATTATCTGGCTATAAACCCCAAAGGCCGCGTGCCGGCTTTGGTCGTAGTACATGGCGTTCTCACTGAAGCACCGGCAATTCTCGACTATATCGCGGAAATTACAGGACAATTGATGCCCGAGGATATCTTTGCACGTGCAAAAGTGCGCGAGATGATCGGGTACCTTGCGGCCACAATGCACATTAACCACGCCCACGGCGTGCGCGGAGCGCGCTGGTCCGATGACGCGGCGGCGCATGCGTCAATGGTCGCCAAAGTGCCCGAAACCATGGCGGCGTCCTGCGCTTACGTCGAAACATGCCTGCCCGATGCGGGCTGGCTGGTTGGCGACTATACCATAGCTGACATCCACCTGTACAACGTCAGCCGTTGGCTTGCAGGCGACGGTGTGGAAATCGCTGACTACCCAAAACTCGCGGCGCATTTCGCGTCCATGCAAGCCCGCCCAGCCGTGGCCAAAGTCGCAGTGCTACATGGATGACGCGACCCTCACTACCGACGGCCTCGCGCCCAAAGGACAGGGCCGCATTCTCTTGTTGGCGTGCGGCGCATTGGCGCGTGAAATCCTTGATCTCATCAAGATAAACAGCTGGTCGCACATGGATCTGCACTGCCTGCCTGCGATTCTGCACGTCCACCCAGCCAAAATCCCCGATGCCGTAGAACACGCGGTTCTAAAACACCGCGATGCCTATGATGAGATCTTCGTCGTTTATGCGGATTGCGGCACTGGCGGCATGTTGCAACGGCTCTGCGACAGGCTCGGGGTTGAAATGGTGCAAGGCCCGCATTGCTATTCCTTCTTTGAAGGCAACGAAGCCTTCGCTGCGAAAGACGAGATTTACAGCTTCTACCTGACCGATTTTCTGGTCCGCCAATTCGATGCTTTCGTGATTAAACCGCTGGGTTTGGATCGCCACCCCGAATTGCGTGACATGTATTTCGGAAATTACAAATCGCTGGTCTATCAGGCCCAAACAGATGATCCCGCTTTGACCAAACTGGCACAGCAACATGCCAAACGACTGGGCCTCGCATTCGAACACCGCCTGACGGGGTATGGAGATTTGGCCAGCGCGCTGAGCAACGTCACACTGGCGCCAACACGTTAAGCCGACCTAACTTCTTAGGCTCAAGATTGAAGTGCGACACCTGCCGCTGAGAGCGTCATAGGATGTTGCTATGGAAAGTCACTACAAACACCTGGACGCCGAGGAACGAGGAACGAGGCGTAATCTTTGCAGAACATCAACGTGGCTCGAGCCTGCGTGAGATTGGCCGCCTTCTGGGGAGGCATCATGGCACCATCGGGCATGAATTGAAGCGGCGCGGCGCGTCCGATAGCTACGATCCCCAAGAGGCGCGGCGTGCTCATGATATGGCACAACGGCGCTCTGGTCGGCGGCGGAAGCTGGCCCCTGGTGCCCCGTTTTATGATTGGGTGCGCAACCGTCTGATCTATTGGTGCTGGTCGCCAGAGCAGATCGCGGCCAGATTACGGCTCATGCATCCAGATGATCTCAGTCAGCGCACTAGCCACGAAGCGATCTATGCTGCGATCTACGCTCAGCCACGTGGCGGATTGAAGGCGCTGATGATTGAGGCGCTGCGGCGGGCCAAACCAAAACGCGGTGCTCAAAGCACCAGCTTAGCGGGCTCCGCTATGGTGCCGGAAACGTTGCGTATTATCCATCGTCCCGAAGACATCGAGGCACGTCTGGTTCCTGGCCACTGGGAAGGAGACTTGATTAAGGGGGCTTTCAATCGCTCAGCGATAGGTACGGTGGTGGAACGCAAGACGCGCTTCGTCATTCTCAGAAGTTCAAGCGTCAAGCAATTGATCCGGGGGATCAATTGTAGCGCAGAACGCAGGGTTGTACCGCCAATGCTGCTCTCGAGGGCTTTACGCGGCAAATGAAACGTCTGCCCGTGGCGTTGCGCCGCTCGATGACCTATGATCGTGGCTCTGACCCTCTCATGGTTTGCGAGCAAACCACTGCCGGGCAGTGGATGGCTTGCCACCCAGAACTCTCTCGCCGTCTGAAGATCGACATCTGGTTTTGTGACCCCCACACCCCGTGGCAACGCGGTTCAAACAAAAATACAAACGGGCTGCTACGCCAGTTTTTCCCGAAAGGAACTGACCTGGGCTGCCTCAGTCAAGCCGCCCTGAACGACGTCGCAAGCCTGATGAACGACCGGCCTCGTAAGACACTAGGATGGAGAACTCCCGCCGAAGCCATGGCCGAAAATCTTGCGGCCATTAAATTAATCGTCGCACTTCAGTCTTGGATCCAAGGTATCCAGATGCAGTTGATACGGCAAAACGACGTCCGGCAAATTTACCTCGCCGCCATTCAGCTCAAACTTGATCGGATAGGTTGGCTTGTGGCAATTCTCTGGCACCGCCGCGCTATGCGGAAACACGGTCTGCCCCATCAGCGTGTTCGATTTGGCATGGGTCGGATCGCAGACCACCCGGTTTTTCATGTAGAACCTCAACTGCGACCGCTTATTCGGCTGAATTTCGAACTGTAAGATCAATTGCACCTTATCCTCTACGAAGACGAGGTTCATCGGTCACCGGATGGTGAAGTCCCGCCAATGGCGCAGCGTGTCGACGGAGCCCAAGCTGGCGAAAATCGGCCTAAACCAAAACGTCCGAAGCCCTTACGTCGTCACCAATCTGATGCGTTCGATCATCGCGCGCAGCCCGTTGGACCGCTGCGCCGACAGGTGGTCGTTCAATCCCAAGCGTTCAAATTCCGCCCGCGCATCGACCGCAGCGACGTCGTCGACAGTCAAATCATTATACAGCGCATGCAAAATCGCGATCAAGCCACTGACGATCATCGCGTCGCTCGCACCCTGAAATGTGAACACGCCATCTTCAACCTTTGGCACCAGCCAGACCTGCGACGCGCACCCGTCCACTTTGGTCGCAGGAACTTTGAACGCATCGTCGAGCGGCGCCATCTCGCGGCCCATGTCGATAACATGTGCGTATCTGTCTTCCCAATCGTCAAGAAACTCGAATGTTTCGGCGATGTCTTCGAAGGCTTGCGTGGCCATGTTAGTCCCCTATCTTACACTTGACTTAGGCCGCTCCCCCTTAAACGTCCAGTGGTCGCCGCGCCGGCGTCTACATTTTCCAGTGTCTGCTTTTCACCAAGGCGACTTTGGGCTAGCAAGATATAAGCGACCAAGACCAAAAGGGGTTCATCCATGCTGCGCGCAACATTTCTCGGCACCGCCGTCCTCATCACGCTGACCGGATGTGCACGCATCGCCGACAGCCGTTTCAACCCCGTGAACTGGTTTGGCAGCAGTACTGCCGCCCCATTGGACGCAAACGGCCAGACCCGGCCGTTGGTCCCAGAAAACCGCCGTAGTGTCGTGGTCGACAATCGCACATTGGTGCAAAGCATCACATCTCTGAGTATTGATCGCACCCCAAGTGGTTCGATCGTCCGCGCTGTCGGCGTCGCCCAAACGCAAGGCTATTTCAACGCGGAACTGGTAAGTCGCGGCATCGCGGACGGTGTGCTGGACCTTGAATTCCGTGCCCAAGCGCCGACCGCTTTTGAAGTACCCGGCACCACACAATCACGCGAGATAAGCGCCGCTTATGTCATTGATCGTGGAGACCTTTCCGCCGTTCGCAGCGTCCGCGTCACGGCAGCAACAAACGCACGGACTTCGGCGCGATAAGCCGTTTGGTAAGGTCAGGTCACAATGTAAAGGTCACAACCTTTTCGCCTTTTACCGCCAAGCCGATTTCGCCGTCGCACAGCCGCAACGCATCCGCGCCAAACACTTCTTTGCGCCATCCGCTTAGCGCTGCAACGTCGCGCAATCCGCCTGCGATCGCATCCAGATCGGCGCTGTTCGCGATCAGTTTTTGCGCAACACCTTCATTGTCCGCCGCCGATTTTACCAAGACGCGCAGCATATCCGCCAGCGCAGGGTTCACCTGCAGCTTTTCAAGGCTGGTATCCACGCGCGGCGCATCCTCGGGCT from Octadecabacter antarcticus 307 includes the following:
- the bmt gene encoding betaine--homocysteine S-methyltransferase, producing the protein MSPTLPHVQPNALTDLLATRDWLLADGATGTTLFNMGLQSGDAPEFWNFEHRDRITALYQGAVDAGSDIFLTNTFGGNASRLKLHGGEDKVHEINKVAAEIAREVADKSGRKVVVAGSVGPTGEIMTPMGSLTHARAVEMFHEQAEGLKAGGADVVWCETISAGEEYKAAAEAFAMADMPWCGTMSFDTAGRTMMGLTSAELVKLVGKLPNPPIAFGANCGVGASDLLRTILGFGAAGPEQPIIAKGNAGIPKYVDGHIHYDGTPDLMADYACLARDSGATIIGGCCGTTPDHLRAMRAALENRPKADAPTLEAIATALGGFSSVSDGTDGAGPVRAPRRGRKRS
- a CDS encoding corrinoid protein; its protein translation is MSDDQDDIILSDLNDDDLVAQMFDDLYDGLKEEIEEAVNILLAREWTPYDVLTKALVGGMTIVGHDFRDGILFVPEVLLAANAMKGGMFILKPLLAETGAPRVGKMVIGTVKGDIHDIGKNLVSMMMEGAGFEVVDLGINNSVEKYLDAIATEEPDILGMSALLTTTMPYMKVVIDTMIEQGIRDEMIVLVGGAPLNEEFGKAIGADAYCRDAAVAVETAKTFMARKHNQGASA
- a CDS encoding glutathione S-transferase family protein codes for the protein MLTLFAAKGTVAVAPHIALEETGLAYEIKWISFANNDQRAPNYLAINPKGRVPALVVVHGVLTEAPAILDYIAEITGQLMPEDIFARAKVREMIGYLAATMHINHAHGVRGARWSDDAAAHASMVAKVPETMAASCAYVETCLPDAGWLVGDYTIADIHLYNVSRWLAGDGVEIADYPKLAAHFASMQARPAVAKVAVLHG
- a CDS encoding DUF1638 domain-containing protein, whose product is MDDATLTTDGLAPKGQGRILLLACGALAREILDLIKINSWSHMDLHCLPAILHVHPAKIPDAVEHAVLKHRDAYDEIFVVYADCGTGGMLQRLCDRLGVEMVQGPHCYSFFEGNEAFAAKDEIYSFYLTDFLVRQFDAFVIKPLGLDRHPELRDMYFGNYKSLVYQAQTDDPALTKLAQQHAKRLGLAFEHRLTGYGDLASALSNVTLAPTR
- a CDS encoding SufE family protein, producing the protein MATQAFEDIAETFEFLDDWEDRYAHVIDMGREMAPLDDAFKVPATKVDGCASQVWLVPKVEDGVFTFQGASDAMIVSGLIAILHALYNDLTVDDVAAVDARAEFERLGLNDHLSAQRSNGLRAMIERIRLVTT